The genomic segment GGCAGCAGCGTCCGAATTATAACCGATTACATTCCCAATAAAGGCCCGCTTAGCGGCATGCATGCTGCATTCACACTTGCGACGCATGCGGATATTTGGGTAGTGGGCTGTGACATGCCGCTTATTTCAAGCGTGGTGGCCGAGCAGCTGTGGAAGGCCAAGCGGAAAAAGCGTTGTATGGCCGCGCTTCCGTCCGCTGGCGGCAAGCTGTATCCGCTGCATGGCGTCTATGGCAAGGATAGCGCCGGCGAAATTATGAAGCTGCTCGAAATAAGCGAATATCGGGTAAATACTTTCCTTGGCCAAATAGGCTACTGCCAGATGGAGCTGCTGAAGCTTGGGGAAACGAGAGAGACACTTAGCTGCGTGACGAATGTAAATACGATTGAGGAATATGAGCGTATCTTGAGCTTGTACGATGCCAGCTTTGCTCCTCACACCTAATAAGGCGGCTCTATTCAGACCAGACGACTAAAAAATCGATTAAGAAATGCAATTTTCCTAGGCCGCAAGCGCGCCATTTTTCAAACGGGATGTTTATGAACGTTTCCCTAAAGTTTGAATGGCGGGCAGGCAAAGGGAGATTGTCTTTTTTTTGTTCAAAAGGCGAGGGTGAAGCTTGTTTTTTTAAAATGTCGGTTTGACAGTATTGATTTTAACAATTATCATTTAGATATTATCAAATTGACATTATTAAAAGGGGAAGTGGGGAATGCGCCATGTTTGGATTTAAATTCGTTAAATTTCAGCCGAGCGACTACATCATTCAGGTGAAAAATGGGAAGGTCGTCCGGGAGGGAATCGGCCTGTCGTTCTACTATTATGAGCGGGCCACCTCGGTTGTCGTCATCCCGATTTCATCAATCGATGTGCCGTTTATGTTTGAAGAAATGACCCGTGATTATCAAACCGTTACCGTACAGGGACAGCTTACTTACCGCATAGTGGACTATCGCAAAATGATGGAAATTATGAATTATACGTACAATATTAAGAAAAAAGCCTATATGTCCGACGATCCGGTCAAGCTGTCCCAGCGCATCATTCAAATCGCCAAGGTGCTGACGAAGAAGCAGCTGGAGCAGCTGCCGCTCAAGGAAGCTATTCAGTCGAGCGAACGGCTGGCGAAGGCGATTACACAGGAGGTCAGCCGGCATGAGGAGCTGGCGAAGCTCGGCATTGAGCTGATGGGGCTGTCGATTCTCGCCGTGCTGCCAAACAAGGAGACGATGCGGGCGCTTGAAGCGCAGTCGCGCGAGCAAATGCTTCAGGATGCAGATGAGGCGCTGTATGTGCGTCGAAATGCTTCCATTGAGCAGGAACGGCGGGTGAAGGAAAATGAGCTGAATACCGACATTGCCGTCGAGCTGAAAAAAAGGCAAATTCGCGAGGCGCAGCTGGATGCGGAGCGCTCGGTAAGGGAGAAGCAAAATGAGCTGAAGGAGGTTCAGCTGCATTTTGACACGCAGCTTGAGGAGAAGAAGCAAGCGATGATTGAGCTTGCAGCTGCGAACAAGCGCTCAGAGGCGGATGCCAGAGCATATGAGCTGGCCGCCGTCATGAAATCGCTGCAAGATACTCAGCCTTATGTGCTGCAAGCGATGGCAAATATGGGCATGGACTCGAACAAGCTGATTGCGATTGCCTTCCAGGAAATGGCCGAAAAGGCCGAGCGGATTGGACAGCTGAATATTTCGCCGGATTTGCTGCAAAGCTTAATACCCGGTGCTGGCAATGGGGCCGGCTCGGTCAAGCCAGAAGCTCGAGGAGGGGAGAGGCGATGAGCAAGGCAGCAGGAGCAGATGCGAAATTTATCGTCGTGAAGCGGAAGACAAGACTGGAGGAGCTGCTTGTTCGCTACAATACGGTGCAGCAGGCGAAGTTTTATATTGAGCGGCTTGGCGCTGACTTTGGCGACTATTGGCTGGAAAATGAAGTGTATCAACATGCTGTCTCGCTGGCGATAAGCGAGCTGGAGCAGCAGGGCAGAGTTCAAGTGCTGGATCGCGAGCATGTGCAGAGCTTCCTATTCGGCGACCAAGATATCGTTATTGCAATTGGCCCGGATGGGCTAGTCGCAGGTACGCTCAAATATTTGGACCGCCAGCCGCTCATTGGCGTCAATCCGGAGCCGCAGCGCTGGGATGGCGTGCTGCTGCCCTTCACGGTTGGGGATTTGCGATTGCTCATTCCCGAGGTGCTGCGCGGGAAGCGCCGGGTTCAGCCGGTTACACTGGCAATGGCGCAGATTAACAATGGCCAGTGCCTCTACGGCGTTAATGATTTGTTTATCGGGCGCAAAACCCATGTGTCGGCGCGGTATGAAATTAAGCTGGAGGAGCATGCTGAGCAGCAGTCCTCCAGTGGTATTATTGTGTCCACCGCCCTCGGAGCAAGCGGCTGGCTGCGAAGCGTGCTTGCCGGGGCAGCCGGCATTGTGAGCAGCGCGACGCGTCAGCCGCTGATGCTCACGCCGGAAGATCTAGATGCGGCTGAGAAACAGGAGATAGGTCGGCTGGACTGGTCGGCGAATTCGCTTTATTTTACGGTCAGAGAGCCATTTCCAAGCCGGACGACCGCAGCTTCGATCGTTTTTGGGCAAATCAACGGGCAGCGCAAGCTGCGGATTACATCGCAAATGCCGGACGACGGTGTTATTTTCAGCGATGGGGTAGAGAATGATTTCCTTAACTTTCATTCCGGGCTTGAGGCGACAATCGGGCCAGCAGATCGTCAGGGGCATCTCATCGTTTAAGCAAAGGGCAAGGCAGGTAGGCGGGCAATGCGCAAGGTCATTTTGGAAATCTATAGGGAGATTCACACGCCAGTCCGCAGCAATCATGTTATAATTGGGTCATGGGTTGATGGGGATGATTCGGATTAGCAGGAATACGCTTGTGAACCTAATTTAGAGATGAGAGAGTGATTTTGAAATGCTGCGTCGATTTTTTTCGTACTATCGTCCTTATAAGGGGCTGTTCTTTCTTGATTTCGGCTGCGCCATTCTTGCCGGATTGCTGGAGCTGGCTTTCCCGCTTGCGGTCAGCCAATTTATTAATGATTTGCTTCCTAGCCAGAACTGGACGCTGATCGTTGCTGCCTGTGTGGGACTGCTTGCTGTATATGCGCTCAATACTGCGCTTAATTATGTCGTAACCTACTGGGGGCATATGCTAGGCATTAACATCGAGACGGATATGCGGCGCAAAATGTTCGACCATATCCAGAAGCTCAGCTTCCGCTTCTTCGACAATCACAAGACGGGTCATTTGATCGGCCGTATTACGAATGACCTGAATGATATTGGCGAAGTGGCGCATCACGGACCAGAGGATGTGTTCATAGCGGTTATGACGCTTATCGGCTCCTTCTCGCTAATGGCCTACATTAACCTGGAGCTTGCACTTATAACCTTCATCATTATTCCGGTTATGGCATGGCTTATTATCGTCTTCGGCGGCAAAATGAGCAAAACGTACCGTCGCTTGTTCGGCGATGTCGGCAATTTTAACGCCCGTATTGAAGACAACGTCGGCGGCATTCGCGTCGTTCAATCGTTCGCTAACGAAGAGCATGAGAAAAAGCTGTTTTCCGTAGACAACCAAAACTTCCGCCTGACGAAGCTGCTCGCTTACAAAACGATGGCGAAAAGCATTTCCGTCAGCTATATGATGATGCGGCTCGTTACGATTTTTGTGATGATTTGCGGCGCTTATTTCTTTATTCAGGGCAAGCTGGATATGGGTGAATTTATGGCGTTCATTTTGCTTTCGAACATTTTCTTCCGTCCGATTGAAAAAATCAACGCGGTTATCGAAAGCTATCCAAAAGGCATCGCCGGCTTCAGACGTTACACGGAGATCATTGATACAGAGCCTGACATTGAAGATCGGCCCAATGCAATGGAACTCAAAAAAGTCGTCGGCAATGTTCGTTTTCATGACGTGAGCTTTGGATATGAGACAAACCATATGATTTTACAGAAAATCAATTTGGATATTCATGCTGGAGAGACTGTGGCATTCGTAGGACCATCTGGAGCGGGGAAAACGACGATTTGCAGCCTGTTGCCAAGGTTTTATGATGTGCTCGCAGGCAGCATTACGGTGGACGGCAAAGATATTCGGGATATTAAGCTGGAATCGCTGCGCAAAAATATTGGAATCGTGCAGCAGGACGTATTCCTGTTCTCGGGCTCCATCCGCGAAAACATCGCTTATGGCAATTTGTTGGCGACGGAGGAAGAAATTTGGGAAGCGGCACGCCGGGCATCGCTTGAGGATTTGATCAAAAAAATGCCTGAAGGGCTGGATACGATTATTGGAGAGCGCGGAGTCAAACTGTCGGGCGGCCAGAAGCAGCGCCTGTCGATTGCTCGCATGTTTTTGAAAAATCCGCCGATTCTCATCCTCGATGAAGCGACATCGGCACTGGATACCGAGACGGAAGTCGCGATTCAAAAATCGCTGTCTGACCTGTCCGTAGGAAGAACGACGCTAGTCATTGCCCACCGCCTGACGACGATCAAAAATGCGGATCGCATCATTGTCGTCGACGAGAGCGGCATTGCTGAGCAAGGAAGACATCAAGAGCTCGTTGCGGCCGGCGGCATATACAGCAAGCTGCATCAGGCGCAATACAGCACGGTGTAGCGTTTAAGGAGATAGCTGTTTCTTCAAAATAATGGCCTGGTAATCCTCCGGCGTATTCATATTAATGAATTGCTCAGCAATCGCCGGATTATTGGGCAGATAATGAATGATGGACAATTGAGGGAGCACATCCATGACCTTCAGATTTCGGCTGTACAGCGCGGCTGCCCATTTGCCCAGCGTTCGTCCATGAAAGACGGCAAACAAAGGGTGGCTTCGCCCGTCGATGATCGGGACGACAGCATCTTTGGTCGGATGACTGCCAAGCAGCGCCAGCATCTCAATAAAAGGCAAAGCGGTAAGCAGCGGATAGTCACAGGCTGCCACTATGTAAACCGTGTCCGGTTCTTGGTCGCTCATTCCGGCATGCAGACCGGCAATCGGGCCAAGGCTAGGAAAAATATCGGGTTTAATCGTAATAGAGGGAGCAAGGAAGGGATATAATTCAGGCTCATTTGTAATGATAGAAATACGGTCTGTGAGAACAGCTAGCTGCTCGGTTATCATTTGAATAATGGGTTTGCCATTAATAAGGAGCAATTCTTTACGCTGCTGCATGCGGCGGCTTTCTCCTCCGGCAAGCACGATAGCTTCCAGGTTCATCCTTCGTCACCTTGCTTTCCATAATCATTGATGTCAGGAACATTGACAAACACTTGACCTCTATTCATAATGTAAGGTACTTATACGCTATTTACAATAGTGTAAAGTATGAGGCTATCATTTACCAACAATCTCTTTTGCATAACCTGAGGTGAGGAGCTTGGAGCATTCAATAAAGGATCAATTGAACCGTGGTTTGCGGGACCTGCGCATATCTGTTACCGACCGTTGTAATTTCCGCTGCCGTTATTGTATGCCGGCCGAAATTTTTGGCAAGGACTATCCCTTTTTGGCTGAAGACAAGGTGCTTAGCTTTAATGAGATAGAACGGCTCGTAAAGATATTTGTATCATTGGGCGTCAAGAAGCTTAGAATTACCGGCGGAGAGCCGCTGCTTAGAAAAGATTTGCCGGCGCTGATCAAGCGCTTGAATGCAATCGCTGGTGTTGAAGATATTGCACTGACGACCAATGGGGTTCTGCTGCCCAAATCGGCTGCAGCGCTTGCGGAAGCTGGATTGCGTCGGGTAACGGTCAGTCTGGATTCGCTCAATGACGAGCGGTTCCGATTAATGAACGGAAACCGCAGCGGCGTGCAGGCCGTGCTGGACGGTATTGATGCAGCTGCTGCGGCAGGGATGCCAGTCAAAATCAATATGGTTGTCCAGAAGGGCGCCAATGACCAGGACATATGGCCGATGGCTGCTTATTTTCGCGAGAAGGGGCATATTCTGCGGTTTATTGAATATATGGATGTCGGCAATTCAAATGGCTGGAAGTGGGATCACGTTTTTTCAAGCAAGCAGATTTTGCAGCTTCTAGAAGAACACCTGCCGCTTGAGCCGGTGGAAGCCCATTATGCAGGCGAGGTTGCTTCCCGCTATCGCTATCAGGATGGATCGGGGGAGATCGGTTTTATTTCCTCCGTAAGCGATGCTTTTTGCAGCACCTGCACACGGGCGCGCATATCCGCCGAAGGCAAGCTGTACACCTGCCTGTTCGCCTCGAAGGGCTACGATTTAATGGAGCTGCTGCGAGCTGAAGCAACGGATGAGTCGGTTCGTGAGTCCATCGCCCGCATTTGGACAAATCGCAATGATCGTTATTCGGAGGAACGGGCTACCCGTACCCAGTCGCCAGCTAAAATCGAGATGTCCCATATCGGCGGCTGATTTCATAAAAGCACCCAGCTAAGGCGATCCAACCACGCTTCCTTCAGAAGCGTGGTTTTTTTATGGAATATAAGCATGTATAGGTTACCCCATATAATGGGCTTATATTTCATCGCGAAACGGTGGCTTTGCCTCTATAGGACGGCGGCAGCCGTTTCACCTTGCAAAAAAACATCATAATCGTCTATCACTTTTTCTAATAGAAATCATCATAATTCTTAATTTATACAGCTAAAACAGGGTGAATGACCCCCATTTTACTCGGATTTAGCTGCATTTTGCTTCTGAAACGATAAATTGGTAAAAATTAGGATATAACGTGTGCATTGCCCGATTGCACTTAATATGTTAGTTTGAATATTAATGATGGACTAAAGTGTGTACACGCAGTTTACAAGGTGAAACGGCCGATAGCCGTCCTTTGGCAGTGCGGCGCGTTTCAGTCCGAGAAATATAGAGAAAGGATGAGCAAATCATATCCTTTCCTAAATTTTAAAAACAGTATGATTTCATGTTTATGAGAGGTGGATTTTGTTGCAACTTCAGGTGACGAACAGTCCTTTTAATCAGGAGCAGGTTGAGCTTCTTAACCGCCTTCTGCCAACTTTGACGGAATCGCAGCATATATGGTTATGCGGATATTTGTCCGCAGTTCAGCGCACAGCAGCTTTTGCCCCTATTAGTGCAGAGCCGCAATTAAGCGCGGCGCTTGCTGTAGCGGAGGAAGCGCTGTCAGCACCCGCTCAGCCGGCAGGCTCGCGCGAAGTGACGATTTTATTCGGATCACAGACAGGTAACAGCCAGCGTCTGTCCGGCAAGCTTGCAAGCAAGCTGGAGGCAAACGGCTTTCAGGTTACCTTGTCCGCCATGAACAAATTCAAGCCTAATGGCTTGAAGAAGGTTGAAAATCTCTTGATTATTGCAAGTACCCATGGAGAAGGCGAACCGCCGGATAATGCAATATCGTTCCATGAGTTCCTATATAGCAAAAGAGCGCCTCAGCTGGATGAATTGTATTTCTCCGTTCTGTCGCTCGGCGATACGTCGTATGAATTCTTTTGCCAGACGGGTAAAGATTTCGACGTTCGTCTTGAAGAACTGGGCGGCAAGCGCCTGACGCCGCGTGTGGACTGCGATCTCGATTACGATGAGCTGGCAGCAGAGTGGTTCAATTCGGTTGCTGCTGCGTTAAGCGAGCGTGTGAATGGATCGGCATCTGCTCAGCCAGCAGCTGTATCTACATCCGCCTCGATTGGCATGGCTGAATCCGAATATTCGCGTACGAATCCGTTTCAAGCGGAAGTGCTCGCGAACATTAACTTGAACGGGCGCGGTTCAGACCGCGAGACGCGCCATCTTGAGCTGTCGCTTGACGGATCAAGCTTGCAATATGAGCCCGGCGATTGCCTAGGTCTTTTCCCGGAAAATCATCCGAAGCTTGTCGATGAGCTCATTTTGGCATTAGGCTGGAGCGCGGACGAGAAGGTTCCATTTAATAAAAAAGGCGAAGAAGGCTCGCTGCGCGAAGCGCTTCTGAAGCATTATGAAATTACAGTATTGACGAAGCCGCTGCTGGAGCAGGCTGCGAAGCTTTCGGCTAACAGCGGACTGCAGGAGCTTGCAGCGCCAGGCAAAGAGAAAGAGCTGAAGGATTACATCAACGGGCGCGATTTGCTTGATCTGGTGCAGGATTTTGCGCCTTGGAACTTCACGCCAGCTGCATTCGTCGGCATGTTGCGCAAGCTGCCCGCACGTCTTTATTCCATTGCAAGCAGCTTCCAGGCTAATCCGGATGAGGTGCATTTGACGATTCGCGCTGTGCGTTACGAGGCAAATGGCCGTGAGCGTTACGGCGTATGCTCGATTCATACGGCAGAGCGTTTGGAGCCAGGTGATACGGTGCCGATCTATATTCAAAACAACCCGAATTTCAAGCTGCCGGCAAGCGCCGAGACACCGATTGTTATGATCGGTCCAGGCACAGGCGTAGCCCCTTTCCGGGCATTCATGGAGGAGCGCGAGGAAACGGGAGCGGAAGGGAAATCATGGTTGTTTTACGGTGACCGCCATTTCGTGACGGACTTCCTGTATCAAACGGACTGGCAGCGCATGCTGAAGGACGGCGTTCTGACGAAGCTGGACGTTGCATTCTCGCGCGACTCGGAAGAGAAGGTGTACGTACAGCACCGTATTTTGGAGCAAAGCAAGGAGCTGTATGAGTGGCTACAAGCCGGCGCCCATGTTTATGTATGCGGGGACGAGAAGCATATGGCACATGATGTGCATTCTGCGCTCATTACAGTTATTGAGCAGGAAGGCGGCATCAGCCGCGAGCAAGCGGAAGCTTATCTTGCCGACATGCAGCAGCAGCAGCGCTACCAGCGCGATGTGTACTAAACGGATCGAAGCGAGTGCGAGAGGAGAAAGCAGCAATGGCAAATGATCAAATCGTAAAGCCGATCGGCGGCCCGCCGAGCGACGTTGAAGTTATTAAAATAGAGAGCAATTACTTGCGGGGAGCGCTCGTAGAAACGCTTCGCAATCCGGTTACAGGAAGCTTGCCGGAGGATGACAACCGCTTGATGAAATTCCACGGCAGCTATATGCAGGATGACCGCGACCTGCGCAATGAGCGCGAGAAGCAGAAGCTGGAGGCCGCTTACCAGTTCATGCTCCGCGTCGTTGTGCCAGGCGGCGTAGCAACTGCCGAGCAATGGCTGGCAATGGACGAATTGGCCCACAAGTATGGCAACGGCACGCTTCGTCTGACGACTCGTCAGGCTTTCCAAATGCACGGCGTGCTGAAATGGAATTTGAAAAAGACGATCCGTACGATCAACGACAAGCTTATGACGACGCTTGCCGCTTGCGGCGACGTTAACCGTAATGTGATGAGCAATCCTAATCCGCATTTGTCTGAGGCTCATGAACAGGTGAATGAATGGGCGAGGCGCATCAACAATCACCTCGCGCCGCGTACGCCTGCGTATCATGAAATTTGGCTGGATGGCGAGAAGGTAGAAAGCTCGGAAGCTGCTGGCGAAGTGGAGCCGATCTACGGACCGGTTTACTTGCCGCGTAAATTCAAAATCGGGATGGCGGTTCCGCCGTCCAATGATGTAGATGTTTATTCCCAGGATCTTGGCTATATTGCGATTTTGGAAAATGGCAAGCTTGTCGGCTTCAACGTAACCGTCGGTGGCGGCATGGGCATGACGCATGGCGATACGGCGACTTACCCGCAGCTTGGCCGCGTCATTGGCTTCTGTACGCCTGAGCAAACGATTGACATTGCCGAGAAGACCGTTATGATTCAACGCGATTACGGCAATCGCTCCGTTCGTAAAAATGCCCGTTTCAAATACACGATTGACCGCCACGGTCTGGACTGGTTTGTTGACGAGCTGCATAAAAGAATGGGCTGGAAGCTGGAAGCGCCGCGCGAATTCCACTTCGACAGCAATGGCGACCGTTATGGCTGGATTAAAGGCACCAACGGCAAATGGAATCTGACGCTTTACATTCAAAGCGGACGGATTCAAGATGATGGCGACTACAAGCTGATGACGGGTCTCCGTGAAATTGCGAAGATCCATACGGGAGACTTCCGCCTTTCGCCGAACCAAAATCTTGTTATTGCCAATATTACGACGCAGAAAAAACGCAAAATCCTGGAATTGATCGAGCAATACAAGCTGACGGATGGCTTGCATTATTCGGCCTTGCGCCGCAGCTCGATTTCCTGCGTAGCGCTGCCGACCTGTGGCCTTGCGATGGCGGAAGCGGAACGGTACTTGCCGACTTTGATCGACAAGCTCGATGTCGTTATGGATGAAGCGGGTCTGCGCGACGAGTCCATCGTTATTCGGATGACGGGCTGCCCGAATGGCTGCGGACGTCCTGCGCTTGGGGAAATTTCATTTATTGGAAAATCGCCGGGCAAATACAATATGTACATGGGAGCAAGCTTCAACGGCGACCGTTTGAATAAGATGTATAAAGAAAACATTGATGAAACGGAAATCATCAGCACGCTGACGCCTATTATTAACCGTTTCGCGAAAGAGCGCGAGCAGGGCGAGCATTTCGGCGATTTCGTCATTCGCAATGGTTATGTGAAGGCGACAACGTCAGGGCTTAATTTTCACGATTAGCGGCGCCCCTGCAAGCTAAAGCAGGGCAGGATTGGGAAAGGCGAATCACGTGCTTGATAGCCGCCCTTTTTTGCACAAAACGATAGATAGGAAAATAAGGTCTGGGGCATCTGCTCCAGGCCTTATTTCGCTTATTGCCTAATGAGCGGCTGGATGTTTATAATAATTGAGTCGACGTAGAGATAGAGAGTGGAATTGAGCGTAAGCAAAGAGAGGAGCACATCATAGCGATGATGCCAGAGAAAAAAGTAACGTGGCTGGAGCTGTTTTATGATTTATTGTTTGTCGCGGCCGTTTCCAAGGCTACCCATGTGCTGCTTCATGTGGAGCACAGCAGCATTACCTGGGAGCATTTGTCCAAATTCATTTTGATTTTTGTGCCGATTTGGTGGGCATGGGTTGGACAGACGATGTACAACAATCGCTTTGGCCAGGATACGCCCAAGCATCGATTATTTATTGTCGTACAAATGTTCTTCGTCCTGATTATGACGGCAAGCTTGAATGTTGATTTTGATGCGTATTATGTGCCCTTTTTTATTGGATATATAGGGCTTAGGATTATAACGACCGTGCAATATTTGCTGACAGCGCGTTCAGAGGTGCTGCATAAGCTGCAAACCGCACGATTTTTCGGCACCTATTTTTGGCTGGGGATAGCAATATCGTCTTGTTCCTTGTTTTTTGACTCGTGGCTGCGTTACGCGATTTTGTATGCGGGCATTATTTTGGACATTATTGTTCCGTTAATTGGCCGCAAGCATCTCGTTGTCACGCCAATCCATACCCCGCATTTACTGGAGCGTTTTTCGCTGTTTACGCTAATTTTGCTCGGTGAATCGGTCGTCAGCCTGCTTTCGATTTTGGATGCCGGAGATATGAGCTTTACTTCGATTGCATTTGTTGCGCTCTCCTTTATTCTCGTCATTGCGATTTGGTGGCAGTATTTCGAGAACATGGAGAAAAACGTGGACAAAACGAAGCGAACGGCAGGGCAGACGATTATTTACGGTCATTTGTTCATCTATTTGTCGCTTTGCATGATTGCTGCGTCAATTCAGCTGGTATTTTTGGACAAACTGGAATATGGCTTTATGCTCGGGTTTGTTTTCGGCTCTGTGTTCATTTATTTTCTATCGGTTATGTGCGTGTTATACAGCTACCGCTTTGAGCATTTGCGCCCGACCGTGAAGCATATTTCGCTGCTCTTGCTGCTTTTAATTGCTTTGTTCAGCGTGAACTTGATCGTTGTAGTGTCGCCAACGGTCGTGCTGCTGGAGCTTGTGCTGTTCTTTATCGTATTTGCCAAAACAACAGCTTAGCTTTCAAAGTATGCTCGTTAAGCTAACAGGCAAGGATAGCGTGTATGAAAGAGGGCGTCTAGGCGGGCAATGTGAATGAGCCCGCCCAGACGCCCCTATGCCTAAGGTGACTATGAAGTCATATCCGGACATGCAAGGTTCCTAATACCTACGGCTGCATATCAGTCAACATATCGACATCAATGGGCTAAGGAATATATCGATCATAGAATTCCCAAAATAAATGGATATCAGCGCCAAAAGGTAATTTTCTCACTAGGCAAACGCACCGATTCATGTCCTTCTTCTTGAGCCTTGCCGATTGAAAGGATCATGACCGGAACATACCGTTCGTCGTCCAGATCAAATGTGTGAACAACCTTATCACGTTCAAAACCTGCCATAGGGTTGGTGTCATACCCATGCGCGCGGGCTACCAGCATAAGTTGCATGGCAAATAAACTTGCATCGATTTTGGCCACCTCAATCTTTACTTCTCGAGGTAGTAGAGGAAACATACTTAATATTTGTGTTACCTGCTTGTCGCGCACCTCCTTCGGCATTTTCCCTTGTTCCACAGCTGCATTATAAATCTCTTCTACATTCCGTTCACTCTGAGTATCGCCCAAAATAATTAGCATAGCGGCTGATGTATCATTTTGTTGCGTATTGAATTGTACAAGCGGCCGAAGCTTGTTTTTCCCTTCAGGGGTATGAACTACGATAACACGCCATGGTTGTAAATTTGCAGAAGAAGGCGCTAAACTTGCTTCATTAATGATATCATGCAATTCTTCCTTTGAAATTTTGACCTGCTCATCATAATGGCGTACGGAACGCCGGCCAGTAATAATGTTGACAAAATCGTTATTTTGGATATGTTCCAGCATGTAATCTCTCCTTTTGATGTGACCAGTTTTTTTGACATAAGTGATGTCACTGGTTATCATGTTTTTATTATGAACTATGAACCTTGGTTTATAGCAAATATAAATAATTCTAGTGTTCAGAAGGGAATAGGCTATGAAAGCGAGTGAAGTGTCCAAGTTGACAGGGCTGCCAGTATCCACCTTGCGATTCTATGAACGCAAACAGTTGATTCCGGAGCAGTTTATATCAAGAGATGAAAATAATTATCGCGTATATCATGAGGGGGTGATTGGTTTTCTGGAGGATGTGAAAACTTTGCTCACCGTAAGTTTTACTATCCAGGAAATAATCCTGCTCATTAACGAAAACGAAAATTTCTATATAGAAAAGAAAGCATTGGTGATGGAAAAAATTCAACAGATTCAGGAGCTAGAAGCAAAATTGCAAACATCAAAAACATTTTTAGCTGATGTGTTAGAGGGCAAGGCGAATTTTCAGACCCCATGCAGATCTATGGATACAACTGTGTAAACCCTTTTGAAGCCATCGTTTAGCCTGCAAATCGACTTACTACTAATCATTCAATTGAAACAAATGAGTTCTGTAAATCATCACTGAGCTAACAGATACCATCGTTTATTTAATAAAGTAGCGGCAGTCTGA from the Paenibacillus sp. BIHB 4019 genome contains:
- a CDS encoding nitroreductase family protein, translating into MLEHIQNNDFVNIITGRRSVRHYDEQVKISKEELHDIINEASLAPSSANLQPWRVIVVHTPEGKNKLRPLVQFNTQQNDTSAAMLIILGDTQSERNVEEIYNAAVEQGKMPKEVRDKQVTQILSMFPLLPREVKIEVAKIDASLFAMQLMLVARAHGYDTNPMAGFERDKVVHTFDLDDERYVPVMILSIGKAQEEGHESVRLPSEKITFWR
- the cysI gene encoding assimilatory sulfite reductase (NADPH) hemoprotein subunit, which codes for MANDQIVKPIGGPPSDVEVIKIESNYLRGALVETLRNPVTGSLPEDDNRLMKFHGSYMQDDRDLRNEREKQKLEAAYQFMLRVVVPGGVATAEQWLAMDELAHKYGNGTLRLTTRQAFQMHGVLKWNLKKTIRTINDKLMTTLAACGDVNRNVMSNPNPHLSEAHEQVNEWARRINNHLAPRTPAYHEIWLDGEKVESSEAAGEVEPIYGPVYLPRKFKIGMAVPPSNDVDVYSQDLGYIAILENGKLVGFNVTVGGGMGMTHGDTATYPQLGRVIGFCTPEQTIDIAEKTVMIQRDYGNRSVRKNARFKYTIDRHGLDWFVDELHKRMGWKLEAPREFHFDSNGDRYGWIKGTNGKWNLTLYIQSGRIQDDGDYKLMTGLREIAKIHTGDFRLSPNQNLVIANITTQKKRKILELIEQYKLTDGLHYSALRRSSISCVALPTCGLAMAEAERYLPTLIDKLDVVMDEAGLRDESIVIRMTGCPNGCGRPALGEISFIGKSPGKYNMYMGASFNGDRLNKMYKENIDETEIISTLTPIINRFAKEREQGEHFGDFVIRNGYVKATTSGLNFHD
- a CDS encoding low temperature requirement protein A, with the translated sequence MPEKKVTWLELFYDLLFVAAVSKATHVLLHVEHSSITWEHLSKFILIFVPIWWAWVGQTMYNNRFGQDTPKHRLFIVVQMFFVLIMTASLNVDFDAYYVPFFIGYIGLRIITTVQYLLTARSEVLHKLQTARFFGTYFWLGIAISSCSLFFDSWLRYAILYAGIILDIIVPLIGRKHLVVTPIHTPHLLERFSLFTLILLGESVVSLLSILDAGDMSFTSIAFVALSFILVIAIWWQYFENMEKNVDKTKRTAGQTIIYGHLFIYLSLCMIAASIQLVFLDKLEYGFMLGFVFGSVFIYFLSVMCVLYSYRFEHLRPTVKHISLLLLLLIALFSVNLIVVVSPTVVLLELVLFFIVFAKTTA
- a CDS encoding MerR family DNA-binding transcriptional regulator, whose protein sequence is MKASEVSKLTGLPVSTLRFYERKQLIPEQFISRDENNYRVYHEGVIGFLEDVKTLLTVSFTIQEIILLINENENFYIEKKALVMEKIQQIQELEAKLQTSKTFLADVLEGKANFQTPCRSMDTTV
- a CDS encoding assimilatory sulfite reductase (NADPH) flavoprotein subunit is translated as MQLQVTNSPFNQEQVELLNRLLPTLTESQHIWLCGYLSAVQRTAAFAPISAEPQLSAALAVAEEALSAPAQPAGSREVTILFGSQTGNSQRLSGKLASKLEANGFQVTLSAMNKFKPNGLKKVENLLIIASTHGEGEPPDNAISFHEFLYSKRAPQLDELYFSVLSLGDTSYEFFCQTGKDFDVRLEELGGKRLTPRVDCDLDYDELAAEWFNSVAAALSERVNGSASAQPAAVSTSASIGMAESEYSRTNPFQAEVLANINLNGRGSDRETRHLELSLDGSSLQYEPGDCLGLFPENHPKLVDELILALGWSADEKVPFNKKGEEGSLREALLKHYEITVLTKPLLEQAAKLSANSGLQELAAPGKEKELKDYINGRDLLDLVQDFAPWNFTPAAFVGMLRKLPARLYSIASSFQANPDEVHLTIRAVRYEANGRERYGVCSIHTAERLEPGDTVPIYIQNNPNFKLPASAETPIVMIGPGTGVAPFRAFMEEREETGAEGKSWLFYGDRHFVTDFLYQTDWQRMLKDGVLTKLDVAFSRDSEEKVYVQHRILEQSKELYEWLQAGAHVYVCGDEKHMAHDVHSALITVIEQEGGISREQAEAYLADMQQQQRYQRDVY